In Onychostoma macrolepis isolate SWU-2019 chromosome 06, ASM1243209v1, whole genome shotgun sequence, one DNA window encodes the following:
- the LOC131541966 gene encoding fibronectin type III domain-containing protein 9 isoform X2 has translation MHKGLSFNLKNKLNMTITIQNITTTSAIVSWPSSPGCVDTFYSVMYHPNWNSLLMGYTRKSFLREDRVPVSQTSTSLGNLSPQTTYILCVTCQSANPTREQCQVFSTLDEGTELGESGRELAMGVWLASSILLLIIAVALLWGCLHTMCPAKRDPERGSQSGSNPPHLALTPMGGNMGSEGRKSLYTPGFGGEDSQNATVIENPFRAEHSREMANGQGREL, from the coding sequence ATGCATAAGGGCCTGAGCTTCAACCTAAAAAACAAACTCAACATGACTATCACCATTCAGAACATCACAACCACCTCTGCCATCGTCAGCTGGCCGTCATCTCCAGGCTGCGTGGACACGTTCTACAGCGTCATGTATCACCCTAACTGGAACAGCCTGCTGATGGGTTACACGCGCAAGAGCTTCCTGCGGGAGGACAGGGTTCCCGTGAGCCAGACGTCCACCAGTCTGGGCAACCTCAGTCCACAGACCACTTACATCCTCTGCGTCACCTGCCAGTCTGCCAACCCCACCAGAGAGCAGTGCCAGGTCTTCAGTACCCTAGATGAGGGCACTGAGCTCGGAGAGAGCGGCAGGGAGCTGGCGATGGGTGTCTGGCTGGCCAGCAGCATCCTGTTGCTGATCATTGCTGTGGCTCTCCTTTGGGGATGTCTCCACACCATGTGTCCAGCGAAGAGGGACCCAGAAAGAGGCAGCCAGTCAGGTTCGAACCCTCCACACCTGGCTCTGACCCCCATGGGTGGGAACATGGGAAGCGAAGGAAGAAAAAGTCTGTACACGCCCGGTTTTGGTGGGGAAGACTCTCAGAACGCAACGGTGATTGAGAATCCTTTCCGAGCCGAGCACAGCAGAGAAATGGCGAATGGGCAGGGTCGTGAACTTTGA
- the LOC131541966 gene encoding fibronectin type III domain-containing protein 9 isoform X1, translating to MPPSPLYASRSFKTIACCLTPAYIFKLCMHKGLSFNLKNKLNMTITIQNITTTSAIVSWPSSPGCVDTFYSVMYHPNWNSLLMGYTRKSFLREDRVPVSQTSTSLGNLSPQTTYILCVTCQSANPTREQCQVFSTLDEGTELGESGRELAMGVWLASSILLLIIAVALLWGCLHTMCPAKRDPERGSQSGSNPPHLALTPMGGNMGSEGRKSLYTPGFGGEDSQNATVIENPFRAEHSREMANGQGREL from the coding sequence ATGCCCCCCTCCCCTCTCTATGCTTCCAGATCCTTCAAAACCATTGCATGTTGTCTCACACCAGCCTACATCTTCAAACTGTGCATGCATAAGGGCCTGAGCTTCAACCTAAAAAACAAACTCAACATGACTATCACCATTCAGAACATCACAACCACCTCTGCCATCGTCAGCTGGCCGTCATCTCCAGGCTGCGTGGACACGTTCTACAGCGTCATGTATCACCCTAACTGGAACAGCCTGCTGATGGGTTACACGCGCAAGAGCTTCCTGCGGGAGGACAGGGTTCCCGTGAGCCAGACGTCCACCAGTCTGGGCAACCTCAGTCCACAGACCACTTACATCCTCTGCGTCACCTGCCAGTCTGCCAACCCCACCAGAGAGCAGTGCCAGGTCTTCAGTACCCTAGATGAGGGCACTGAGCTCGGAGAGAGCGGCAGGGAGCTGGCGATGGGTGTCTGGCTGGCCAGCAGCATCCTGTTGCTGATCATTGCTGTGGCTCTCCTTTGGGGATGTCTCCACACCATGTGTCCAGCGAAGAGGGACCCAGAAAGAGGCAGCCAGTCAGGTTCGAACCCTCCACACCTGGCTCTGACCCCCATGGGTGGGAACATGGGAAGCGAAGGAAGAAAAAGTCTGTACACGCCCGGTTTTGGTGGGGAAGACTCTCAGAACGCAACGGTGATTGAGAATCCTTTCCGAGCCGAGCACAGCAGAGAAATGGCGAATGGGCAGGGTCGTGAACTTTGA